The Lewinella sp. 4G2 nucleotide sequence TCCCGGCAGAAGTAGTGATGGTGGAAGCGAACTGGGTAACGAAGACGAAAAGCGCCCCAATGAAGATCCCTAAAGCCAACTGAATCCCCATCCCTCCCCTGGTCTTGCGGCCGGCGACGGATACTCCGATCAGCGTAAGGATGAAGATCGTAAACGGCTGCGCCGAGCGACGGGCTAATTCTACCTGGTACTGACGGACGTTGCCCGCCCCCCGCGCCTGCTGTTTGCTGAGGTGCCTGATCAACTGGGGAGTCGTCATCGATTGCTGCTCTTCCTTGTACTCCACGAAGTCGGCGGGGAAGAGGTTAAGCACGGTGTCCAGGTGGCCAAAGGCACCTACCTCCAACGTTTCGTTAATGCCGTCAAACGTTCGTTGCTCGTAGTTGGAGAGCCGCCAGAAGGAAGGATCACCAGGCGTAAACTTGGCCGAACGGGCTTTCGTTAGCGCTACCAGCTCGTTGTTCTCGAAGTGCTCGATCCGGAAATTGCGGGCGGAACTATCCAATTTGCTGTAGTGCGTCATGAACACTTTCGTGCCCGGAGCGACGAAGAAGTGAACGTTGCTCGTTTTGCCCTTGTCCCGATTGCGGCCAAAGTGGGTGCGCTCAATGTCCGTTCGGATCTCATTACCCCAGGGGATGACAAAGTGAACGCCCACCAGGAACAGAAAGGCGAGGAAAGCCGCCGTCACCATAAAGGGCCGCAGAAAACGCCGGAAACTGACCCCGGCATTGAGAATACTGATGATCTCCGAATTAGCCGCCATCCTTCCCGTAAAGAAGATGACCGCGATCAGGCAGAGCATGGGCCAGATGAACCCCATAATGAAGAGCAGGAAACTGGGGAAGTACTGAAAGGCAATCTCGAACTTGGTGATGTCCGATTCGATGAAGCGCTCGGTCTTATCACTAAAATCAATGATGATGCTCACCATGGAGAAGATCAGCAACGTAAAGAAGAACGTGCGGAGAAACTTGCCAACAATGTACCAATCCAGCTTTTTCAGCATCGAACAGTCGTGAATAAGAATAGAGTTAATAGGACGCGCTGGCACTTCGGATCGTTGCCTCACCGCACCCCCAAATAAGTCGGGCCCGGCGCGGTGATGATCACCAGGCCGGGCCCGAAGGTAAGTAGCTTACGCCGTGCGAAACTACTGCTTAACTACCCGCCGGACGGCTCCATCCACGCGCAGCAAGTAAACGCCGCTGGCCAGGGTGGAAGTATTAATGGTAGTAGCGCCCGTCAATCCCTCCACGCGGCGGGTTTGCAGACGGCGACCGTTCAGGTCGAACAATTCCACGTCGATGGTGCGGTTCACCTGGGCGGACCAGCGCACGTTCAATTCACTGGCTACTGGGTTGGGGAAGACCTCTAACCCAGCCTCGAGAGCACTAACGTCATCGTTGGAAACCACGACGGCGTCCGGATCGATAATGATATCGTGGTCCACGATCGGTAGGTAACCACCGTTCGGCGTGGTGATCACAAAACCAAAGAAGTCTTCGTCTTTAGAGTCATCAAGGTGCTCGTACTTAAGGCCAACCACGTTGATGTCCTTCTGGCGCCAAGTATCCCCCAGGCCAAGTTCACGGCCGTAGAGTAGCAGGCGACCTACTTCCGGAAGTTCAGTCAACGTGTAAACGACGTCGCGGTCACCAAACTCACTGCTGGTAGCTTCCAGGTCCGCCTGCAAGATGTGGTTACGCGCCAGCGGGGGCACGAGGGTGGCGTTGTTAGCAATGCGCTCGGGCGCTTCCGGCGTGGTGGCCGTACAGAACTGGATGCTCCAATCTTCAATGGCACCGGCGGATCCACCGGTCTCCAGTACCTCAACTTCCAGGATCCAATCACCAAACACGCGCTCACCGACCAGATCGGCCAGGGAGCCTACGGGCTGCTGCACGATCGCCTGATCCGGTGGGCAGGTGATGTTGTCCGGCGCATCATCGTCGAAACCAAGGATGATGGCATTGGTAGAAATTGGGCAATTCTGCTTGTACAGATCCACCACGGTTCCGGCGGGGCTGATGAGGCGGACGTTCAGCTCAGCAACAAAGTTGTAGCGCACGTTGATGAGCGG carries:
- a CDS encoding LptF/LptG family permease; the encoded protein is MLKKLDWYIVGKFLRTFFFTLLIFSMVSIIIDFSDKTERFIESDITKFEIAFQYFPSFLLFIMGFIWPMLCLIAVIFFTGRMAANSEIISILNAGVSFRRFLRPFMVTAAFLAFLFLVGVHFVIPWGNEIRTDIERTHFGRNRDKGKTSNVHFFVAPGTKVFMTHYSKLDSSARNFRIEHFENNELVALTKARSAKFTPGDPSFWRLSNYEQRTFDGINETLEVGAFGHLDTVLNLFPADFVEYKEEQQSMTTPQLIRHLSKQQARGAGNVRQYQVELARRSAQPFTIFILTLIGVSVAGRKTRGGMGIQLALGIFIGALFVFVTQFASTITTSAGMPIYLGMWMPNIIFFAAALYFVLNAQR